Proteins from a genomic interval of Marmoricola sp. OAE513:
- a CDS encoding enoyl-CoA hydratase family protein, producing MTEHDELVHYAAENGVATITLDSPHNRNALSRQLVNELFERLEVAGDDDEVRVVVLRSADRVFCSGADLSEAAAGSMTEGAGALVELQRVILNHPKPIVTRLAGPVRAGGLGIVASSDLVICADDVTFALTESRLALAPAVISLTLIPRLSPRAAYDVFLSGRTFDATEAASMGLVTRSVPAADLDAAVAQACDDLGKAHPQGLRETKKVLSREVLDYLEENAEDMIALSARLFGSDEAREAMLAFLSKK from the coding sequence ATGACTGAGCACGACGAGCTGGTCCACTACGCCGCCGAGAACGGTGTCGCGACGATCACGCTGGACTCGCCGCACAACCGGAACGCACTCTCGAGGCAGCTGGTCAACGAGCTGTTCGAGCGGCTCGAGGTCGCCGGCGACGACGACGAGGTCCGGGTGGTCGTGCTGCGCTCGGCGGACCGGGTGTTCTGCTCGGGGGCGGACCTCTCCGAGGCGGCCGCCGGGTCGATGACCGAAGGGGCGGGCGCGCTCGTCGAGCTGCAACGTGTGATCCTCAACCACCCGAAGCCGATCGTCACCCGTCTGGCCGGTCCGGTCCGCGCCGGCGGTTTGGGCATCGTGGCTTCCAGCGACCTGGTGATCTGTGCGGACGACGTCACCTTCGCGCTGACCGAGTCACGACTCGCGCTGGCGCCCGCAGTCATCTCGCTGACGCTGATCCCGCGGCTCAGCCCACGCGCGGCGTACGACGTGTTCCTGTCGGGGCGCACCTTCGACGCAACCGAGGCAGCATCGATGGGCCTGGTGACCCGCAGCGTGCCGGCCGCCGACCTGGACGCGGCCGTCGCCCAGGCGTGCGACGACCTCGGCAAGGCGCACCCGCAAGGGCTGCGCGAGACCAAGAAGGTGCTCTCCCGCGAGGTCCTCGACTACCTCGAGGAGAACGCCGAGGACATGATCGCGCTCAGTGCGCGGCTGTTCGGTTCGGACGAGGCGCGCGAGGCGATGCTCGCGTTCCTCTCCAAGAAGTAG
- a CDS encoding acyl-CoA dehydrogenase: MTSTMFTEPDERVALREAVAKLATSYGHSYVAEKTRTDGKLTELWQDMGKHGFLGVNIPEEYGGGGGGMSDLAAVLEELAAAGAPLLMMVVSPAICGTIISRCGTEAQKQEYLPKIADGSMIMAFAITEPDAGSNSHQITTTSTKDGDEWVITGQKTYISGVDEADAILVVTRTADAKTGKLKPALMIVPTDAKGLERQVIPMDFHAPEKQFTLFFDNVRVPATSLVGDEDGGLWQLFAGLNPERIMGAAFSNGMARFALAKAVEYAKTRKVWKDVIGTHQGIAHPLAKSKIELEQSRLLQQKAAALYDAGDDMAAGEYANMAKYSGGEVACNTLDVAVHTHGGNGLAQEYGLGNMLLAARLGRIAPVSREMILNFVAMHSLGLPKSY, from the coding sequence ATGACCAGCACGATGTTCACCGAGCCCGACGAGCGGGTCGCCCTGCGCGAGGCTGTCGCCAAGCTCGCGACCAGCTACGGCCACAGCTACGTCGCGGAGAAGACCCGCACCGACGGCAAGCTGACCGAGCTGTGGCAGGACATGGGCAAGCACGGCTTCCTCGGCGTGAACATCCCCGAGGAGTACGGCGGGGGCGGTGGCGGCATGTCCGACCTCGCGGCCGTCCTCGAGGAGCTGGCCGCGGCCGGTGCCCCGCTGCTGATGATGGTGGTCAGCCCGGCGATCTGCGGCACGATCATCAGCCGCTGCGGCACCGAGGCGCAGAAGCAGGAGTACCTGCCGAAGATCGCCGACGGGTCGATGATCATGGCCTTCGCGATCACCGAGCCGGACGCCGGGTCCAACAGCCACCAGATCACCACGACGTCGACCAAGGACGGAGACGAGTGGGTGATCACCGGCCAGAAGACCTACATCTCCGGTGTCGACGAGGCCGACGCGATCCTGGTCGTGACCCGGACCGCGGACGCCAAGACGGGCAAGCTCAAGCCCGCGCTGATGATCGTCCCCACCGACGCGAAGGGCCTCGAGCGCCAGGTCATCCCGATGGACTTCCACGCACCGGAGAAGCAGTTCACGCTGTTCTTCGACAACGTCCGGGTACCGGCCACCTCCCTCGTGGGCGACGAGGACGGCGGCTTGTGGCAGCTGTTCGCGGGCCTGAACCCGGAGCGGATCATGGGTGCGGCGTTCTCCAACGGCATGGCCCGGTTCGCGCTGGCCAAGGCGGTCGAGTACGCGAAGACCCGCAAGGTCTGGAAGGACGTCATCGGCACCCACCAGGGCATCGCGCACCCGCTGGCGAAGTCGAAGATCGAGCTGGAGCAGTCGCGCCTGCTCCAGCAGAAGGCCGCCGCCCTGTACGACGCCGGGGACGACATGGCTGCCGGCGAGTACGCGAACATGGCCAAGTACTCCGGGGGCGAGGTCGCCTGCAACACCCTCGACGTCGCGGTGCACACCCACGGCGGCAACGGCCTGGCCCAGGAGTACGGTCTCGGCAACATGCTGCTGGCCGCCCGCCTCGGCCGGATCGCTCCAGTGAGCCGCGAGATGATCCTCAACTTCGTGGCCATGCACAGCCTCGGCCTGCCCAAGTCGTACTGA
- a CDS encoding biotin carboxylase N-terminal domain-containing protein, whose protein sequence is MTTITRILVANRGEIARRVFTTARRLGVGTVAVYSDADAGLPFVGEADLAVRLPGSTPAETYLRGDLVIEAAKKAGADAIHPGYGFLSENAGFARDVIAAGLTWIGPTPESIDAMGSKIAAKELMAAAGVPVFGQIDPADATEADLPLLVKASAGGGGRGMRIVRDLAALAGEVKLASDEAASAFGDATVFCEPYLENGRHVEVQVVGDTHGNVLVLGERDCSLQRRHQKVVEEAPAFGLSDETRATLHEGARLAAGAIGYVGAGTVEFMVSTGSTTGDGSTAGGAKVSFLEMNTRLQVEHPVTEAVFGIDLVEAQIRVAEGGTVPNAPTHPRGHAVEVRLYAEDPAADYQPQSGVLDTFEIDCEGEFHQLLTYGSRLDSGFVSGSEVSTHYDAMLAKVIVWGPTRAAAFRTLAGILERARIHGLVTNRDLLVRLLRDDDVLAGDVSTDFLGSFDLAGTTPDTTSAAQAAAIALAERDRSARVVQQGIPVAWRNVVSQPQQTSLAPTTGGDDVVVTWYGGRDGYELTDGTAVLAAGTDEVVLEVGGVRVVHAVCIAGDSVHVDSGLGSASYKVVPRFVDPAEQVSAGSLLAPMPGTVIAVPVETGASVEAGQTLLVLEAMKMQHSISAPGDGVVEIAVTVGQQVSAGDVLAVVSSDEGEEA, encoded by the coding sequence ATGACGACCATCACCAGAATTCTCGTCGCGAACCGGGGTGAGATCGCCCGACGCGTCTTCACCACCGCCCGTCGCCTCGGCGTCGGCACCGTCGCGGTCTACTCCGACGCGGACGCCGGGCTGCCGTTCGTCGGCGAGGCGGACCTCGCCGTACGGCTGCCGGGCAGCACGCCGGCCGAGACGTACCTGCGCGGCGACCTCGTCATCGAGGCCGCGAAGAAGGCCGGAGCCGACGCGATCCACCCCGGGTACGGCTTCCTGTCCGAGAACGCCGGGTTCGCGCGCGACGTCATCGCCGCCGGCCTGACCTGGATCGGGCCGACCCCGGAGTCGATCGACGCGATGGGTTCGAAGATCGCGGCGAAGGAGCTGATGGCCGCGGCCGGCGTCCCGGTGTTCGGCCAGATCGACCCGGCGGACGCGACCGAGGCGGACCTGCCCCTGCTGGTGAAGGCCTCGGCGGGTGGCGGCGGCCGCGGTATGCGGATCGTGCGCGACCTGGCCGCTCTGGCCGGCGAGGTGAAGCTCGCTTCCGACGAGGCCGCGAGCGCCTTCGGCGACGCCACCGTCTTCTGCGAGCCGTACCTGGAGAACGGGCGCCACGTCGAGGTGCAGGTGGTCGGCGACACCCACGGCAACGTGTTGGTCCTCGGCGAGCGTGACTGCTCGCTGCAGCGGCGCCACCAGAAGGTCGTGGAGGAGGCGCCGGCGTTCGGACTCAGTGACGAGACCCGCGCGACCCTGCACGAGGGCGCGCGGCTCGCGGCCGGGGCGATCGGGTACGTCGGCGCCGGGACCGTCGAGTTCATGGTTTCGACAGGCTCAACCACCGGGGACGGCTCAACCGCCGGAGGCGCCAAGGTCTCGTTCCTGGAGATGAACACCCGTCTCCAGGTCGAGCACCCGGTCACCGAGGCCGTCTTCGGCATCGACCTGGTCGAGGCGCAGATCCGGGTCGCCGAGGGCGGCACGGTGCCGAACGCTCCGACGCACCCGCGCGGCCACGCCGTCGAGGTGCGCCTGTACGCCGAGGACCCGGCGGCGGACTACCAGCCGCAGAGCGGTGTCCTGGACACCTTCGAGATCGACTGCGAGGGGGAGTTCCACCAGCTGCTCACCTACGGCAGCCGGCTCGACAGCGGCTTCGTCTCCGGGAGCGAGGTCAGCACGCACTACGACGCGATGCTCGCCAAGGTGATCGTCTGGGGCCCCACCCGCGCGGCGGCCTTCCGCACCCTCGCGGGCATCCTGGAGCGTGCGCGGATCCACGGCCTGGTCACCAACCGGGACCTGCTGGTGCGGTTGCTGCGCGACGACGACGTGCTCGCCGGCGACGTGAGCACCGACTTCCTCGGCTCCTTCGACCTGGCCGGGACCACCCCGGACACGACGAGCGCTGCGCAGGCAGCAGCGATCGCCCTCGCCGAGCGTGACCGCTCCGCCCGCGTGGTCCAGCAGGGGATCCCGGTCGCCTGGCGCAACGTCGTCTCGCAGCCGCAGCAGACCTCGCTGGCGCCGACCACCGGGGGAGACGACGTCGTCGTCACCTGGTACGGCGGCCGCGACGGTTACGAGCTGACCGACGGCACTGCGGTTCTCGCGGCCGGCACCGACGAGGTCGTGCTCGAGGTCGGCGGCGTGCGGGTCGTGCACGCGGTCTGCATCGCCGGTGACAGCGTGCACGTCGACTCGGGGCTCGGCTCCGCGTCGTACAAGGTGGTGCCTCGCTTCGTCGACCCGGCGGAACAGGTCAGCGCCGGGTCGCTGCTGGCGCCGATGCCCGGCACCGTGATCGCGGTCCCGGTGGAGACGGGCGCGAGCGTCGAGGCGGGGCAGACGCTGCTCGTCCTCGAGGCGATGAAGATGCAGCACTCGATCAGTGCCCCGGGCGACGGTGTCGTGGAGATCGCCGTGACCGTGGGCCAGCAGGTTTCTGCGGGCGACGTGCTCGCTGTGGTTTCGTCCGATGAAGGAGAAGAAGCATGA
- a CDS encoding carboxyl transferase domain-containing protein: MLAKIESLDAEHAKAVAGGGEKAIARHRKRGKLLPRERIELLIDPGSAFLELSPLAGWGSDFAVGASVVTGIGVVEGVEVMITANDPTVKGGASNPWTVKKIFRASQIAEENGLPTVSLVESGGADLPTQKEIFIPGGKLFRDITRASARKEPTIALVFGNSTAGGAYVPGMSDYTVMVKEQAKVFLGGPPLVKMATGEESDDESLGGAEMHARTSGLADYLAVDEHDAIRIGRRIVARLKKVEKGVSASSTTRGGSTTGYAEPEQDPDGLLDLIPTDLKEPFDPRDVIARIADGRSESNGAVFDEFKPLYGGSLVTGWAKIHGNPVGILANAQGVLFSEEAQKATQFIQLANQSDTPLLFLHNTTGYMVGKEYEQGGIIKHGAQMINAVSNSKVPHISVIMAASYGAGNYGMNGRAFDPRFLFTWPSSKSAVMGPAQLAGVLEIVAEQSAISKGEEFDREGFAAIKAVVEAQIEEQSAPYFLSGMLYDDGVIDPRDTRTVLGICLSVINNKPIEGTDRFGVFRM, translated from the coding sequence ATGCTCGCGAAGATCGAGTCCCTCGACGCTGAGCACGCCAAGGCGGTCGCCGGCGGCGGCGAGAAGGCCATTGCCCGGCACCGCAAGCGCGGCAAGCTGCTTCCGCGCGAGCGGATCGAGCTGCTCATCGACCCGGGCTCGGCCTTCCTCGAGCTCTCCCCGCTCGCCGGCTGGGGCTCCGACTTCGCCGTCGGTGCGAGCGTGGTCACCGGTATCGGCGTGGTCGAGGGCGTCGAGGTCATGATCACGGCCAACGACCCGACCGTGAAGGGTGGCGCCTCGAACCCGTGGACGGTGAAGAAGATCTTCCGGGCCTCGCAGATCGCGGAGGAGAACGGCCTGCCGACCGTGTCGCTGGTCGAGTCCGGCGGTGCGGACCTGCCCACCCAGAAGGAGATCTTCATCCCGGGCGGCAAGCTCTTCCGCGACATCACCCGCGCGAGCGCCCGGAAGGAACCGACGATCGCGCTGGTCTTCGGCAACTCCACGGCCGGCGGCGCCTACGTCCCCGGCATGAGCGACTACACCGTGATGGTGAAGGAGCAGGCGAAGGTCTTCCTCGGCGGACCACCCCTGGTGAAGATGGCCACCGGTGAGGAGTCCGACGACGAGTCGCTCGGCGGTGCGGAGATGCACGCGCGCACGTCCGGCCTCGCGGACTACCTGGCCGTCGACGAGCACGACGCGATCCGGATCGGTCGGCGGATCGTGGCCCGGCTGAAGAAGGTGGAGAAGGGCGTCTCGGCAAGCTCGACGACCAGGGGCGGCTCGACGACCGGGTACGCCGAGCCCGAGCAGGACCCCGACGGCCTCCTCGACCTGATCCCGACCGATCTCAAGGAACCCTTCGACCCGCGGGACGTCATCGCGCGCATCGCCGACGGGCGCTCCGAGAGCAACGGCGCGGTCTTCGACGAGTTCAAGCCGCTGTACGGCGGCTCCCTGGTCACCGGCTGGGCGAAGATCCACGGCAACCCCGTCGGCATCCTCGCTAACGCCCAGGGCGTGCTGTTCTCCGAGGAGGCGCAGAAGGCGACCCAGTTCATCCAGCTGGCGAACCAGTCGGACACGCCCCTGTTGTTCCTGCACAACACCACCGGCTACATGGTCGGCAAGGAGTACGAGCAGGGCGGCATCATCAAGCACGGCGCCCAGATGATCAACGCGGTCTCCAACTCGAAGGTCCCGCACATCTCGGTGATCATGGCCGCCTCGTACGGCGCCGGGAACTACGGGATGAACGGTCGCGCCTTCGACCCGCGCTTCCTCTTCACCTGGCCGAGCTCGAAGTCCGCAGTGATGGGGCCGGCCCAGCTCGCCGGCGTCCTGGAGATCGTCGCCGAGCAGTCGGCGATCTCGAAGGGCGAGGAGTTCGACCGCGAGGGCTTCGCCGCGATCAAGGCCGTCGTCGAGGCGCAGATCGAGGAGCAGAGTGCGCCGTACTTCCTGTCCGGGATGCTCTACGACGACGGCGTCATCGACCCGCGGGACACCCGCACCGTCCTGGGCATCTGCCTGTCCGTGATCAACAACAAGCCCATCGAGGGCACGGACCGCTTCGGCGTCTTCCGGATGTGA
- a CDS encoding acyl-CoA dehydrogenase family protein → MTLYTEDRLALQASTRTFVEREISPHLQEWEDTQEIPRSLHQVAAKAGLLGLGFPEEAGGDGGDLADATAMQEAFFAAGASSGLMAGLFTHGIALPHIVANGSADLIDRYVRPTLTGDLIGSLAVTEPNGGSDVAGITTTAVRDGDHYVINGAKTFITSGVRADFVTTAVRTGGPGHAGISLIVVDKDTPGFTVDRKLAKMGWHCSDTAELAYVDVRVPATNLVGEENQGFYYIAEQFVVERIGLAVHGYGIAGRALELTAQYCRDRQTFGKPLIANQVVRHKLLEMRRLVEISRSYTHEVIARHVNGENVIAEACLAKQTAVEACEAVVDSAVQLHGGAGYMHGTEVERHYRDSRILPIGGGATEVLSDLAARLMGYAS, encoded by the coding sequence ATGACCCTCTACACCGAGGACCGCCTCGCGCTGCAGGCGAGCACGCGCACCTTCGTCGAACGTGAGATCAGCCCGCACCTGCAGGAGTGGGAGGACACCCAAGAGATCCCGCGCTCCCTGCACCAGGTCGCCGCGAAGGCGGGGCTGCTCGGACTCGGCTTTCCCGAGGAGGCCGGCGGCGACGGCGGCGACCTCGCGGACGCGACCGCGATGCAGGAGGCGTTCTTCGCCGCGGGTGCCTCCTCGGGTCTGATGGCCGGTCTCTTCACGCACGGCATCGCCCTGCCGCACATCGTGGCCAACGGCAGCGCCGACCTGATCGACCGCTACGTCCGCCCGACGTTGACCGGCGACCTGATCGGGTCGCTGGCGGTGACCGAGCCGAACGGCGGGTCCGACGTCGCGGGCATCACGACCACCGCTGTGCGGGACGGGGACCACTACGTCATCAACGGCGCGAAGACCTTCATCACCTCCGGCGTGCGCGCTGACTTCGTGACGACCGCGGTCCGCACCGGCGGCCCTGGCCACGCCGGCATCTCGCTGATCGTCGTGGACAAGGACACGCCTGGGTTCACCGTTGACCGCAAGCTCGCGAAGATGGGCTGGCACTGCTCGGACACCGCGGAGCTGGCGTACGTCGACGTACGGGTTCCCGCGACCAACCTGGTCGGTGAGGAGAACCAGGGGTTCTACTACATCGCCGAGCAGTTCGTGGTCGAGCGGATCGGCCTCGCGGTGCACGGCTACGGCATCGCCGGTCGGGCTCTCGAGCTCACCGCGCAGTACTGCCGCGACCGGCAGACGTTCGGCAAGCCGCTGATCGCCAACCAGGTCGTCCGGCACAAGCTCCTCGAGATGCGCCGCCTGGTCGAGATCTCGCGCAGCTACACGCACGAGGTGATCGCCCGCCACGTCAACGGGGAGAACGTCATCGCCGAGGCCTGCCTGGCCAAGCAGACGGCGGTCGAGGCGTGCGAGGCGGTCGTCGACTCGGCCGTCCAGCTGCACGGCGGCGCCGGCTACATGCACGGCACCGAGGTCGAGCGGCACTACCGGGACTCCCGGATCCTGCCGATCGGTGGTGGCGCCACCGAAGTCCTCTCCGACCTGGCCGCACGACTGATGGGGTACGCATCGTGA
- a CDS encoding acyclic terpene utilization AtuA family protein — MSVARIGNCSGFYGDRLSAMREMLEGAPGESSLDYLTGDYLAELTMLILGKDQMKDPSLGYARTFVAQVADCLGLALERGVKLVANAGGLNPAGLAAKLTEVTATLGLEAKIAYVDGDNLAPRAAELGLGGALTANAYLGAFGIARALEEGADIVVTGRVTDASVVVGPAIAHHGWTRTSYDELAGAVVAGHVIECGTQATGGNFSGFLSLPHDATPLGFPLAEVAADGSFVVTKHAGTGGVVSVDTVTAQLVYEIQSTLYLGPDVTTDLATISLEDDGPDRVRVSGVRGTPPPEQLKVCVNELGGFRNQMEFVLTGLDIDAKADWLRTQLDARLAAQGQQGGAPASVTWSMGARPQADADTEEGASCLLRVTVKDPSADAVGKPFTAAAVELALASYPGFTLTAPPGRGSPYGIYRPAYVDRSAVTETVHLWDDRTIEIDGPTELATVTPGADAGAPVEPRLPGSDSPTSVHPLGTFVHARSGDKGGDANVGLWVGGPRDEKRAARIGWLLHLITPDAIRTLLPEAAELAVEVYPLPNLGGVNVLIRGLLGDGVAASTRFDPQAKAVGEWLRSRHVNIPEELL; from the coding sequence ATGAGCGTCGCACGAATCGGAAACTGCTCGGGCTTCTACGGCGACCGCCTCTCGGCGATGCGCGAGATGCTCGAGGGAGCCCCGGGTGAGTCGAGCCTGGACTACCTGACCGGCGACTACCTGGCCGAGCTGACGATGCTCATCCTCGGCAAGGACCAGATGAAGGACCCCTCGCTCGGGTACGCGCGGACCTTCGTCGCGCAGGTCGCCGACTGCCTCGGGCTCGCGCTCGAACGAGGGGTGAAGCTCGTCGCCAACGCCGGCGGCCTCAACCCGGCCGGTCTCGCTGCCAAGCTCACCGAGGTCACCGCAACCCTCGGACTCGAGGCGAAGATCGCGTACGTCGACGGTGACAACCTGGCCCCGCGGGCGGCCGAGCTCGGTCTCGGGGGAGCCCTCACCGCGAACGCCTACCTCGGCGCCTTCGGGATCGCCCGAGCGCTCGAGGAGGGCGCCGACATCGTCGTGACCGGCCGGGTCACCGACGCCTCGGTCGTCGTCGGGCCCGCGATCGCGCACCACGGCTGGACCCGGACGTCGTACGACGAGCTCGCCGGTGCCGTGGTGGCCGGCCACGTCATCGAGTGCGGCACCCAGGCGACCGGTGGCAACTTCTCCGGCTTCCTCTCCCTCCCGCACGACGCCACGCCGCTGGGCTTCCCGCTCGCCGAGGTCGCCGCCGACGGGTCGTTCGTCGTCACCAAGCACGCGGGCACCGGGGGCGTCGTCTCCGTCGACACCGTCACCGCGCAGCTCGTCTACGAGATCCAGTCCACCCTGTACCTCGGCCCGGACGTGACCACCGACCTGGCGACCATCAGCCTCGAGGACGACGGCCCTGACCGGGTCCGCGTCTCCGGCGTCCGCGGCACGCCGCCGCCCGAGCAGCTCAAGGTGTGCGTGAACGAGCTCGGTGGTTTCCGCAACCAGATGGAGTTCGTGCTCACCGGCCTCGACATCGATGCGAAGGCGGACTGGCTGCGCACCCAGCTGGACGCCCGGCTCGCGGCGCAGGGTCAGCAGGGAGGGGCGCCGGCGAGCGTCACCTGGTCGATGGGGGCCCGCCCGCAGGCCGACGCCGACACCGAGGAGGGCGCGTCCTGCCTCCTGCGGGTGACCGTGAAGGACCCGTCGGCGGACGCCGTCGGCAAGCCGTTCACCGCAGCCGCCGTCGAGCTCGCGCTGGCGTCGTACCCGGGCTTCACGCTGACGGCGCCGCCGGGACGCGGCTCGCCGTACGGGATCTACCGGCCGGCGTACGTCGACCGCAGCGCGGTCACCGAGACCGTGCACCTGTGGGACGACCGGACGATCGAGATCGACGGACCCACCGAGCTGGCCACCGTGACGCCGGGTGCAGACGCCGGCGCTCCGGTCGAGCCGCGCCTGCCCGGGTCGGACTCGCCGACCTCGGTGCACCCGCTCGGCACCTTCGTGCACGCCCGCTCCGGCGACAAGGGCGGCGACGCGAACGTCGGACTCTGGGTCGGCGGTCCGCGCGACGAGAAGCGTGCAGCGCGGATCGGCTGGCTCCTGCACCTGATCACGCCCGACGCGATTCGCACCCTTCTCCCCGAGGCCGCCGAGCTCGCGGTCGAGGTGTACCCGCTGCCGAACCTCGGCGGCGTGAACGTGCTCATCCGCGGCCTGCTCGGCGACGGCGTCGCCGCGAGCACCCGCTTCGACCCCCAGGCGAAGGCCGTCGGCGAGTGGCTGCGGAGCCGTCACGTGAACATCCCCGAGGAGCTGCTGTGA
- a CDS encoding TIGR03084 family metal-binding protein — protein MNAVLEGVLADLSAEGDALEKLVAPLDEQGWRTPTPAEGWDIATTIAHLAWTDVAAIAAGTDKEAWDALVMKGFEDPLGFVDAEAFREAEKPGAEIFAWWKDGRPALVTMLREFPEGQKLPWFGPPMSPASMATARFMETWAHSLDVYDALGLRYEPTDRIRHVAHLGVRTRNFSFGVHELEPPAEEFRIDLVAPSGEVWSYGPEDAAQTLTGSAYDFCLLVTQRRHRDDLDLVANGADVDRWLDVAQAFAGPSGAGREASA, from the coding sequence ATGAACGCTGTCCTCGAAGGAGTCCTGGCCGACCTGAGCGCCGAGGGCGACGCCCTGGAGAAGCTCGTCGCCCCGCTCGACGAGCAGGGCTGGCGCACCCCGACCCCGGCGGAGGGTTGGGACATCGCGACCACGATCGCGCACCTCGCCTGGACCGACGTCGCAGCGATCGCCGCGGGCACCGACAAGGAAGCCTGGGACGCGCTGGTGATGAAGGGGTTCGAGGATCCTCTCGGATTCGTCGACGCCGAGGCGTTCCGCGAGGCCGAGAAGCCCGGCGCCGAGATCTTCGCCTGGTGGAAGGACGGGCGTCCCGCGCTGGTCACCATGCTGCGCGAGTTCCCCGAGGGGCAGAAGCTGCCGTGGTTCGGACCGCCGATGAGTCCGGCCTCGATGGCGACCGCCAGGTTCATGGAGACCTGGGCTCACTCGCTCGACGTGTACGACGCCCTCGGTCTGCGCTACGAGCCGACCGACCGGATCCGTCACGTCGCCCACCTCGGTGTCCGGACCCGGAATTTCTCCTTCGGCGTGCACGAGCTCGAACCTCCGGCCGAGGAGTTCCGGATCGACCTGGTCGCGCCGTCCGGGGAGGTCTGGTCCTACGGCCCCGAGGACGCCGCGCAGACGCTGACCGGGTCGGCGTACGACTTCTGCCTGCTGGTCACCCAGCGCCGGCACCGCGACGACCTCGACCTGGTCGCGAACGGGGCGGACGTGGACCGGTGGCTGGACGTCGCGCAGGCGTTCGCCGGGCCGTCGGGGGCCGGACGCGAGGCCAGCGCATGA
- a CDS encoding TetR/AcrR family transcriptional regulator, producing MTTTRVTQEERTRAMRLRLLEATVGCLAEYGWAGTSTTLISQRAGVSRGAQLHHFPTKNDLVVAAVEHLALVRRDELAQAAAALPTGSRRTRAVLEMLGEHFTSDVFVAALELWVAARADEALLSALGPFERTTGRETHKLTVEMLDADESQPGARELVQATLDLIRGLGLANTISNDRARRTRILDRWAVVLEDELPRRTKEN from the coding sequence GTGACGACCACCCGGGTGACCCAGGAGGAGCGGACGCGTGCCATGCGGCTGCGCCTGCTCGAGGCCACCGTCGGCTGCCTGGCCGAGTACGGCTGGGCCGGAACCTCGACCACGCTCATCTCCCAGCGTGCAGGTGTCAGCCGCGGCGCCCAGCTGCACCACTTCCCGACCAAGAACGACCTGGTGGTGGCTGCTGTCGAGCACCTGGCCCTGGTACGCCGCGACGAGCTCGCCCAGGCGGCCGCGGCGCTTCCCACGGGCAGCCGGCGTACCCGGGCGGTCCTGGAGATGCTCGGGGAGCACTTCACCTCCGACGTCTTCGTCGCCGCGCTCGAGCTCTGGGTCGCGGCGCGCGCCGACGAGGCGCTGCTCTCAGCGCTCGGACCCTTCGAGCGCACCACGGGTCGCGAGACCCACAAGCTCACCGTCGAGATGCTCGACGCCGACGAGTCCCAGCCCGGCGCGCGCGAGCTGGTGCAGGCGACCCTCGACCTCATCCGCGGCCTCGGCCTCGCCAACACGATCAGCAACGACCGCGCCCGTCGCACCAGGATCCTCGACCGCTGGGCCGTGGTGCTCGAGGACGAGCTGCCCCGCCGGACCAAGGAGAACTGA
- a CDS encoding DUF4344 domain-containing metallopeptidase: protein MRSLRSLAPAVAVLAALTLSSCGSSDDKADAKAEPTPTRTAEEKHTIEVTYDEPLEGPGEAYVATLAAAEGKTAQALAEEILKAGEVDGIAEGFADAFKLPEDLKIHVSNEDGSPYYDPTTKTVTIFYDFANLTANIIKLSQTGSDGSSIDDTELGKQWAAVNDFILIHEIAHAFVDVLEIPVTGREEDSADGMATWFFTDFVDNGAEYAFAAAQFFSALQDYQGSPDATQFADEHSLSIQRAVDIACKVAGASDENMQIMNQIGFVPAARLQRCPGEYEQMHNAWTKLLEPHRRDADEG from the coding sequence ATGCGATCCCTCCGTTCCCTTGCTCCCGCCGTCGCGGTCCTCGCGGCACTGACTCTTTCCAGCTGTGGTTCCTCCGACGACAAGGCCGACGCCAAGGCCGAGCCGACCCCCACCAGGACCGCCGAGGAGAAGCACACCATCGAGGTCACCTACGACGAGCCGCTCGAGGGTCCGGGTGAGGCCTACGTGGCCACCCTGGCCGCCGCCGAGGGCAAGACCGCCCAGGCCCTGGCCGAGGAGATCCTCAAGGCCGGTGAGGTCGACGGCATCGCCGAGGGCTTCGCGGACGCGTTCAAGCTCCCCGAGGACCTGAAGATCCACGTGAGCAACGAGGACGGCTCGCCGTACTACGACCCCACCACCAAGACGGTCACGATCTTCTACGACTTCGCGAACCTGACCGCGAACATCATCAAGCTCAGCCAGACCGGCTCGGACGGCAGCTCGATCGACGACACCGAGCTCGGCAAGCAGTGGGCCGCGGTCAACGACTTCATCCTGATCCACGAGATCGCGCACGCCTTCGTCGACGTTCTCGAGATCCCGGTCACGGGTCGCGAGGAGGACTCCGCGGACGGCATGGCGACTTGGTTCTTCACCGACTTCGTCGACAACGGTGCCGAGTACGCCTTCGCTGCGGCTCAGTTCTTCTCCGCCCTGCAGGACTACCAGGGTTCGCCGGACGCGACCCAGTTCGCCGACGAGCACTCGCTGAGCATCCAGCGCGCGGTCGACATCGCCTGCAAGGTGGCCGGCGCCAGCGACGAGAACATGCAGATCATGAACCAGATCGGGTTCGTGCCCGCCGCCCGCCTCCAGCGCTGCCCCGGGGAGTACGAGCAGATGCACAACGCCTGGACCAAGCTGCTCGAGCCGCACCGGCGCGACGCCGACGAGGGCTGA